The following proteins are co-located in the Flectobacillus major DSM 103 genome:
- a CDS encoding alpha/beta hydrolase: protein MSNNILYFELTTPVEDDRPIYISGNFNGWLPDKEDFQLKKVEEGKYVLKFPTSHPVPETIEYKYTKGGWNQVELDEFGNPTKNRTVQRKLGVLHDFVPHWRLDGANLNNNLMPNIRLISDSFEMPQFDTKRAVYILLPHNYEQSDKKYPVLYLQDAQNLFLEGSEFGNWGIDKQLAVLASRGHGDVIIVAIAHGGENRFKEYSPYHNPKMGKGEGRKYVQFISRTLKPYIDANFRTLPDREHTGIGGSSLGGLVSIYAGLMYPEVFGRLMLFSPSLWVSPNIYFDAIDFLSHLPAKIYVYAGGGESSTMIPNVEKLKQTLQRQGNKKIDIHLSLDPDGKHSEVQWGKEFPKAVEWLFF from the coding sequence ATGAGTAATAATATTTTGTATTTTGAACTAACCACTCCAGTTGAAGACGACCGACCAATATATATATCTGGTAATTTTAACGGTTGGCTTCCTGACAAAGAAGACTTTCAGCTTAAAAAAGTTGAAGAAGGTAAATATGTATTAAAATTCCCTACAAGCCACCCAGTACCCGAAACTATCGAGTATAAATATACTAAAGGAGGCTGGAACCAAGTAGAACTTGATGAGTTTGGTAATCCTACCAAAAACAGAACGGTTCAACGAAAATTAGGGGTATTGCATGATTTTGTCCCTCACTGGCGACTCGATGGTGCTAACCTCAACAACAATTTGATGCCCAACATCAGATTGATTTCGGACTCGTTTGAAATGCCGCAATTTGACACCAAACGTGCCGTTTATATTTTGTTGCCTCATAATTATGAGCAAAGCGATAAAAAATACCCTGTTTTGTATCTACAAGATGCCCAAAACCTTTTCTTAGAAGGTTCGGAGTTTGGCAACTGGGGTATCGACAAACAATTGGCGGTATTGGCCTCACGAGGGCATGGCGATGTGATTATCGTAGCAATTGCTCATGGTGGCGAAAATCGTTTTAAGGAATATTCTCCGTACCATAACCCCAAAATGGGTAAAGGCGAAGGGCGTAAATATGTACAATTTATTAGTAGAACCCTCAAACCCTATATCGACGCTAATTTTCGAACCCTCCCCGACCGTGAACATACAGGTATTGGCGGAAGTTCTTTGGGCGGTTTGGTGAGTATTTATGCTGGCTTGATGTACCCCGAAGTATTTGGGCGGCTCATGCTATTTTCGCCATCGTTATGGGTTTCACCTAATATTTACTTCGATGCTATCGACTTCTTGAGTCATTTACCTGCCAAAATTTATGTATACGCAGGCGGAGGCGAAAGCTCAACGATGATTCCTAATGTAGAAAAGCTCAAGCAAACTTTACAGCGACAAGGCAATAAAAAGATAGATATTCATTTGTCGCTCGACCCCGACGGTAAACACAGCGAAGTACAATGGGGCAAGGAGTTTCCGAAGGCTGTAGAATGGCTATTCTTCTAA
- a CDS encoding DUF3299 domain-containing protein codes for MALPSDKLTWDMLKDVTFKKKWYPQESIYMLYPTFGPGVKKLENKEVTIKGYVIPVDAATNVYVLSAFPYSQCFFCGGAGPESVMSLKPKKGASKKYKTDEMHTFTGKLKLNADDIYEMNYILEEAEVIE; via the coding sequence ATGGCTTTGCCAAGTGATAAACTTACTTGGGATATGCTCAAAGACGTTACCTTTAAGAAAAAATGGTATCCTCAAGAATCTATTTATATGTTGTACCCTACTTTTGGGCCTGGTGTAAAAAAATTAGAAAACAAAGAAGTGACAATCAAAGGGTACGTAATACCTGTCGATGCCGCTACCAATGTATATGTATTGTCGGCTTTTCCTTATAGCCAATGCTTTTTTTGTGGTGGTGCAGGCCCCGAATCAGTTATGTCGTTGAAACCTAAAAAAGGAGCTTCAAAGAAATACAAGACCGATGAAATGCACACTTTCACTGGCAAATTAAAGTTGAATGCCGACGATATTTATGAAATGAATTATATTCTGGAAGAAGCTGAAGTAATTGAATAA
- a CDS encoding RNA polymerase sigma factor yields the protein MTAVEFSFHIGKVSKSLKPFAMKLTRDYEEANDLLQDTLLKAFTNRDKYTEGTNLKAWLYTIMKNTFITNYQRMVRKNTFIDTSDNLHYINSMESSTDNTAMSTFAMNDIDNAVKSLDEAYKMPFMMYFRGFKYHEIAEKLDIPIGTVKNRIHIARKELKDKLHMYAYWN from the coding sequence ATGACAGCTGTTGAATTTTCATTCCATATAGGAAAAGTTTCTAAATCATTGAAACCCTTTGCCATGAAGTTGACCAGAGATTACGAAGAAGCCAATGATTTGTTGCAAGACACATTGTTGAAAGCTTTCACCAATCGTGATAAATATACAGAAGGAACCAACCTAAAGGCATGGTTATACACTATCATGAAAAATACATTTATCACCAATTATCAAAGAATGGTGAGAAAAAATACCTTCATCGATACTTCCGACAATTTGCACTATATCAACTCTATGGAGTCGAGTACCGACAATACCGCTATGAGTACTTTTGCGATGAACGATATAGATAATGCCGTAAAATCGTTGGATGAAGCCTATAAAATGCCATTTATGATGTATTTTAGAGGGTTTAAATACCATGAAATTGCAGAGAAATTAGATATTCCGATTGGTACAGTAAAAAACAGAATTCATATAGCCCGTA
- a CDS encoding TonB-dependent receptor, protein MKKILLILTVIMIVWLPTWAQNNNCTCVLKGVVHETNIHNPIPGAVVYLKGTKYAEYTNAEGKYNFKNLCQGTYTLVCQAVGYQKVEVVINLSKEHSEELTLNNSDEHLQEVIVAGKKLENNTHTKNIIEGDALEQSRGQNLAESLKAATGVTTLQTGSSIAKPVIHGMHSNRVLILNNGIRQEGQQWGSEHAPEIDPFVAKKLTVVKGAAGVRYGSDAIAGVIMVEPNPLPDSAKIHGEINTVAFSNGQQGVVSGIVEGGISSIKGLAWRLQGTYKRGGDIKTAQYYLANTGIQERNFSVALGYNAIHWGTEAYFSYFDTQLGIFAGSHIGNITDLLNAIDNPRPSSDYTPSSPSYTINRPDQDLAHNLLKIKSFFIAENLGKWTLTLSRQYDWRLEYDIPRGNRTLNTLNFKLTSYQGELILEHKPLWGILSGTVGLNGLWQENLSSSYQLEKPLTNTVLIPNYHTKSAGLFLIERYVKNKWEIETGLRYDIRNSEAYGLSFNNTIFHHSFTFNNASATAGLAYNASSKLTYKANAAIAWRAPNMNELFSNGVHHGAAAYEKGNIDLVPEVAHNISVSAEYSGDRWAWEVAPYFNYIKDFIYLKPRIENGVLQTVLSVRGAFPAFDYTQVDAVFAGVDASLKYMITQQLSISEKYSMVRAKDVRNDSYMVNIPANRLESTLKYTFSKKDAYISISNLWVARQSRVEANSDFLAPPAGYNLWNLYAGYPIKKVTLGLSVSNLLNTAYRDYMNRFRYFTDEMGRNISLRLQYKF, encoded by the coding sequence GTGAAAAAGATTCTATTGATACTTACGGTAATCATGATAGTGTGGTTGCCTACATGGGCACAAAACAACAACTGTACTTGTGTTTTGAAAGGAGTGGTTCATGAAACCAACATTCATAATCCTATTCCTGGGGCGGTGGTGTACTTAAAGGGCACAAAATACGCCGAGTATACCAATGCTGAAGGAAAATACAACTTCAAAAACCTTTGTCAAGGCACATATACGCTAGTATGTCAGGCTGTTGGTTATCAAAAGGTTGAAGTAGTCATCAATTTGTCGAAAGAGCATTCAGAAGAACTAACCCTCAACAATTCCGACGAGCATTTGCAGGAGGTAATTGTGGCTGGCAAAAAACTCGAAAATAATACCCATACCAAAAATATTATTGAGGGTGATGCCCTTGAACAAAGCCGAGGGCAAAACCTTGCCGAATCGCTGAAGGCTGCTACGGGTGTTACTACTTTACAAACTGGTAGCAGTATTGCCAAACCCGTTATTCATGGGATGCACTCTAATCGTGTATTGATTCTCAACAATGGTATTCGTCAAGAAGGCCAGCAATGGGGTAGCGAACACGCTCCTGAAATCGACCCATTTGTGGCCAAAAAATTAACGGTAGTAAAAGGTGCTGCGGGTGTTAGGTATGGCTCGGATGCTATTGCAGGTGTAATTATGGTAGAACCCAACCCTTTGCCCGATTCGGCTAAGATACATGGCGAAATCAATACTGTGGCTTTTTCTAATGGCCAACAAGGGGTTGTTTCGGGGATTGTAGAAGGTGGTATTTCTAGTATAAAAGGACTTGCTTGGCGGCTTCAGGGTACTTACAAACGTGGCGGCGATATCAAAACAGCTCAATATTATTTGGCTAATACAGGGATTCAGGAGCGGAATTTCTCGGTTGCATTGGGCTATAATGCTATCCATTGGGGTACAGAAGCATATTTTAGTTATTTCGACACCCAACTGGGTATTTTTGCTGGCTCGCATATTGGCAATATTACTGATTTGCTCAATGCTATTGATAACCCTCGTCCTAGTAGCGATTATACACCTTCGTCGCCAAGTTATACAATCAATCGCCCCGACCAAGATTTAGCTCATAATTTGCTCAAAATAAAGTCATTTTTTATTGCTGAAAACCTAGGAAAATGGACATTGACACTTTCAAGACAGTACGACTGGCGACTTGAATATGATATTCCTCGTGGCAATAGAACCTTAAATACCCTCAATTTTAAGCTTACCAGTTATCAGGGTGAGCTTATTTTGGAACATAAACCTCTTTGGGGGATTTTGAGCGGTACTGTTGGGCTGAATGGCTTATGGCAAGAAAACCTTTCATCGTCATATCAGTTAGAAAAGCCTTTGACTAATACCGTTCTAATTCCTAATTATCATACTAAAAGTGCGGGGTTGTTTTTGATAGAGCGGTATGTAAAAAATAAATGGGAGATCGAAACGGGGCTTCGCTACGATATTCGCAATTCGGAGGCCTATGGTTTAAGTTTCAACAATACCATTTTTCACCATTCATTTACTTTCAATAATGCCTCTGCTACCGCAGGCTTGGCCTATAATGCTTCTAGCAAGCTTACTTACAAAGCCAATGCCGCAATTGCATGGCGTGCACCCAATATGAACGAGCTGTTTTCAAATGGCGTACACCATGGTGCAGCAGCTTATGAAAAAGGTAATATTGATTTAGTACCCGAAGTAGCTCATAATATATCGGTATCGGCAGAGTATTCTGGCGATCGGTGGGCTTGGGAAGTTGCTCCGTATTTTAATTATATCAAAGATTTTATTTATCTAAAACCAAGAATTGAAAATGGTGTTCTACAAACTGTTTTATCGGTACGTGGAGCATTTCCTGCTTTTGATTATACTCAGGTAGATGCTGTGTTTGCGGGGGTAGATGCTTCGCTGAAATACATGATTACGCAACAGTTGTCTATTTCAGAAAAATATTCGATGGTAAGAGCCAAAGATGTTCGCAACGATAGCTATATGGTCAATATTCCAGCCAACCGCCTCGAAAGTACCCTAAAATATACTTTCTCTAAAAAAGATGCATATATTAGTATTAGTAATTTATGGGTAGCTCGTCAAAGCCGTGTAGAAGCCAATAGCGACTTTTTAGCTCCTCCTGCTGGCTATAACTTATGGAATTTGTACGCAGGGTATCCAATCAAAAAAGTAACCTTAGGCTTGAGTGTAAGCAATCTTTTGAATACCGCCTACCGTGACTATATGAACCGTTTTAGGTATTTTACAGATGAAATGGGCCGAAATATTTCCTTGAGACTACAATACAAATTTTAG
- a CDS encoding GTP-binding protein, whose protein sequence is MSNKKLPVTVLSGFLGAGKTSLLNHILHNKENLRVAVIVNDMSEINVDAQLVQQENVLSRTEERLVEMSNGCICCTLREDLMVEVEKLAKENRFDYLIIESTGISEPLPVAQTFSYVDEASGIDLSKFAHLDTMVTVVDCFNFPSDFGSIDTVWSRGLNDDDPNDTRTIVNLLTDQIEFANVIILNKTDLLSANRLGELKAIIKKLNPDAQVVESTFGKVSPKAILNTGLFDFEQSSQSAGWLKELEKGNHTPETEEYGITSFVFRDARPFHPERFWQYINQNWPAGIIRSKGLFWLASRPKDALNWGQAGGSLRADAAGTWWAGVPDWERPFYPAWQEAKKTIMQRWDKRFGDRINELVIIGQDLDQSLILDELRSCLCTEEEIVWMNAKKKFADPFPVLG, encoded by the coding sequence ATGTCAAATAAAAAACTTCCAGTAACGGTACTTAGTGGTTTTTTGGGAGCAGGAAAAACCTCTTTACTTAATCATATCTTACATAATAAAGAAAACCTACGGGTGGCGGTTATTGTCAACGATATGAGCGAAATCAATGTAGATGCTCAGTTGGTACAGCAAGAAAATGTTTTGTCACGAACTGAAGAACGGCTTGTCGAAATGTCGAATGGCTGTATTTGTTGTACACTACGAGAGGATTTGATGGTAGAAGTAGAAAAACTAGCTAAAGAAAATCGCTTTGATTACTTGATTATTGAATCAACGGGTATTTCCGAGCCTTTGCCTGTGGCTCAAACGTTTTCTTATGTTGACGAAGCTAGTGGTATTGATTTATCCAAATTTGCTCATTTAGATACAATGGTTACAGTAGTAGATTGCTTTAATTTTCCAAGTGATTTTGGTTCGATAGATACCGTTTGGTCTCGTGGGCTAAACGATGATGACCCTAACGACACTCGGACAATCGTGAATTTATTGACTGACCAAATTGAGTTTGCCAATGTAATTATTCTTAATAAAACCGACTTATTGTCGGCCAATCGTTTGGGTGAGTTAAAAGCTATTATCAAAAAGCTCAATCCCGATGCTCAGGTTGTAGAATCCACTTTTGGAAAGGTCAGTCCTAAGGCAATCCTCAATACTGGTTTGTTTGACTTTGAGCAATCTTCACAGTCGGCAGGTTGGCTCAAAGAGCTAGAAAAGGGTAATCATACCCCCGAAACAGAAGAATACGGTATTACTTCTTTTGTTTTTAGAGATGCACGGCCATTTCATCCAGAACGTTTTTGGCAATATATCAATCAAAACTGGCCAGCGGGTATTATTCGCTCTAAAGGGTTATTCTGGTTGGCTTCTCGGCCCAAAGATGCCCTTAATTGGGGGCAAGCGGGGGGATCGTTGCGGGCTGATGCCGCAGGTACATGGTGGGCAGGTGTACCCGATTGGGAACGACCGTTTTACCCAGCTTGGCAAGAAGCTAAAAAAACAATTATGCAACGATGGGATAAACGTTTTGGCGACCGAATCAACGAATTGGTTATTATTGGTCAAGATTTGGACCAAAGCCTTATCTTGGATGAGTTACGGTCGTGTTTATGTACTGAGGAGGAAATAGTATGGATGAATGCTAAGAAAAAATTTGCAGACCCATTCCCAGTATTAGGCTAG
- a CDS encoding ABC transporter permease codes for MNLLNISWKNIKDKPLTSFLSILLMALGIAIISLLLLVGKQLEEKFTRNVQGIDMVLGAKGSPLQLILASIYQIDAPTGNISLAEASQFTRNPMVQSAIPLSMGDSYQGYRIVGTNEKYISHFQGEFEQGRIFEKSLDMVLGAKVAKNLGLKVGDTFASQHGYDGEGHHHDNNKFKVVGILKTTNSVLDQLLITPLESVWALHEHHEEEEAGKGANALKLLTEDEHHEDEHHEEEKEITAMLVKFRNPAMGMMISRSINQNSTMQTATPAIEMNRLFALMGLGIETLQLIALVIIVVSGISVFVSLYNSLKERKYEMALMLSMGASRTKLFFLLLSEGLIISIIGYVVGVLLSRLGVWVMAQNVEQNFHYDFNVLSLLTEEFWLLLGALIIGLLAAAIPSIGIYKIDISRTLADD; via the coding sequence ATGAATTTACTCAATATTTCTTGGAAAAATATTAAAGATAAACCCCTTACTAGCTTCCTGAGTATTTTGCTTATGGCGTTGGGTATTGCCATTATATCGTTATTGTTGTTGGTAGGTAAGCAGCTCGAAGAGAAGTTTACCCGCAATGTACAAGGTATTGATATGGTGCTAGGAGCAAAAGGGAGTCCTTTACAATTGATTTTGGCAAGTATTTATCAAATCGATGCCCCGACAGGCAATATCAGTTTGGCCGAAGCCTCCCAGTTTACCCGAAACCCTATGGTACAATCGGCTATTCCGCTTTCTATGGGCGACAGCTATCAGGGCTATAGAATTGTAGGTACAAATGAAAAGTATATCAGCCATTTTCAAGGCGAATTTGAGCAAGGTAGAATTTTTGAAAAATCTCTCGACATGGTATTAGGGGCAAAAGTTGCTAAAAATCTGGGCTTAAAAGTAGGAGATACCTTTGCCAGCCAGCATGGTTACGATGGCGAAGGGCATCATCACGACAATAATAAATTTAAGGTGGTAGGTATTCTAAAAACCACCAATTCGGTGCTAGACCAATTGTTGATTACGCCACTCGAAAGCGTATGGGCATTGCACGAGCATCATGAAGAAGAGGAGGCAGGCAAAGGAGCAAATGCCTTGAAGTTATTAACAGAAGATGAACACCACGAGGATGAACACCACGAGGAAGAAAAAGAAATTACCGCCATGCTGGTCAAGTTCAGGAATCCAGCAATGGGTATGATGATTTCGAGAAGTATTAATCAAAACTCGACCATGCAAACAGCTACGCCAGCTATTGAAATGAACCGTTTGTTTGCTTTGATGGGTTTGGGTATCGAAACCCTACAACTAATAGCCCTTGTTATTATAGTGGTATCGGGTATTAGTGTGTTTGTATCGCTGTATAATTCGTTGAAAGAGCGAAAATATGAAATGGCCTTGATGCTTTCGATGGGAGCTAGCAGAACAAAATTGTTTTTTCTTTTGTTGTCAGAAGGATTGATAATCAGTATAATAGGTTATGTTGTTGGCGTTTTGCTAAGTAGATTGGGCGTATGGGTAATGGCACAGAATGTCGAACAAAATTTTCATTATGATTTCAACGTTCTATCTTTGCTTACCGAAGAATTCTGGCTTTTGTTGGGGGCTCTTATTATAGGTTTATTGGCCGCTGCAATTCCGTCGATAGGTATTTATAAAATAGATATTTCCAGAACATTAGCCGACGATTAA
- a CDS encoding ABC transporter ATP-binding protein, translated as MISTQQLTFAYPAQPGVPTKQFVFPDFSCADHETMLILGKSGRGKTTFLHLMALLLKPTGGNIQINHQEISRLSASEAASFRAAHVGIVYQKPHFVHALSVLDNLLLANYLAGKTLAKQNAIHLAESLGFADHLNKKTTQLSQGEQQRVSIARALMNNPSLILADEPTSNLDDDNCLKVIDLLKRQTQEIGASLVVVTHDQRLKDVFEHQLSL; from the coding sequence GTGATTTCGACACAACAACTAACTTTTGCGTATCCAGCTCAACCAGGAGTTCCTACAAAACAATTCGTTTTCCCTGATTTTTCCTGTGCCGACCACGAAACCATGCTGATTTTGGGTAAATCGGGTCGAGGAAAAACTACATTTCTTCATTTGATGGCCTTATTGCTAAAACCAACAGGCGGAAATATTCAAATTAATCACCAAGAAATCAGCCGATTGTCGGCCTCTGAAGCTGCTAGCTTTCGTGCTGCCCATGTAGGAATTGTTTACCAAAAACCTCATTTTGTACACGCTCTTTCGGTATTAGACAATCTGTTGTTGGCCAATTATTTGGCAGGAAAAACACTTGCTAAGCAAAATGCTATTCATTTGGCCGAAAGTTTGGGTTTTGCCGACCACCTCAACAAAAAAACTACGCAGCTGTCGCAAGGTGAACAACAGCGAGTAAGTATTGCTAGGGCTTTGATGAACAACCCTTCGCTGATTTTGGCCGATGAGCCTACTTCCAATCTCGACGATGATAACTGCCTTAAAGTGATTGATTTACTAAAACGTCAGACACAAGAAATAGGAGCAAGTTTAGTCGTAGTAACCCACGACCAACGATTGAAAGATGTATTTGAGCATCAACTTTCTCTTTAA
- a CDS encoding MerC domain-containing protein, whose amino-acid sequence MEKKLNFWYDYLGIFSSAICLVHCLATPIIMFLKAYYQYSQTQVALDEAHDCWDYVFVLLCFIAVFSTTRSCVSIRIVRAFWLAFLAFAVAIIFEDDLPFLQYVGYIASLALIVIHFFNIRFCKKCQIKNFQ is encoded by the coding sequence ATGGAAAAGAAACTCAACTTTTGGTACGATTATTTAGGCATATTCAGTTCGGCAATATGCCTGGTACATTGTTTGGCTACACCGATAATAATGTTTTTGAAAGCATATTATCAGTATTCTCAAACACAGGTAGCCCTCGACGAAGCCCACGATTGCTGGGATTATGTATTTGTTTTACTTTGCTTTATTGCTGTGTTTTCTACAACTCGGTCTTGTGTATCTATTCGTATTGTACGAGCGTTTTGGTTAGCTTTTTTGGCTTTTGCGGTGGCTATTATTTTTGAAGATGACCTTCCGTTTCTACAGTATGTTGGGTATATAGCCTCGTTGGCTTTGATTGTTATTCATTTTTTCAATATTAGATTCTGTAAAAAATGTCAAATAAAAAACTTCCAGTAA
- a CDS encoding glycerol-3-phosphate dehydrogenase/oxidase — MMNRNEQLRKLHDTPQFDICIIGGGATGAGIALDATLRGLKVIIIDKYDFAAQTSSKSTKLIHGGVRYLEQAVKKLDWEQYKMVRKALKEREILLKNAPHLSRPLALLTPCFSFIESIYYTIGLKMYEWIAGSQNIAKSERLSKQEALELIPELKKKHLNSAVLYYDGQLDDARYCLALIQTAVDKGALALNYTQALKFSKNEDTGRLKSLWAKDLLNNTELHISAKAFINATGPFADHLRKLANPKLKSRIKVSRGAHIVLPKTFLQGETAILVPKTDDGRVIFMIPWQDQLLVGTTDEEDNLSEVPKLEQHEKGYLIDYVNRYLEKPVSEADITSGFAGLRPLLEAQLHSALDSDTKSLVRDHEVEIDKRSKLVSIMGGKWTTYRLMAKDTVDMVQENVLKQAVSACTTDHQLLYGAENYQFDDWKKLVAKYTIPDYVAQHLMKKYGSYASKVLELTIDDSSLKSLLVAEHPFIKAEVVYAVKYEMACTADDILERRLGLKLRDEKAALKALSFVEEVLQNA; from the coding sequence ATGATGAATCGTAACGAACAACTCCGCAAACTTCATGACACGCCACAATTTGATATTTGTATTATTGGAGGAGGGGCTACAGGTGCAGGTATTGCCTTGGATGCTACCCTCAGAGGCCTAAAAGTTATAATAATCGATAAGTATGATTTTGCTGCTCAAACGTCGTCTAAATCTACCAAATTGATTCATGGAGGTGTTCGGTATCTTGAACAAGCCGTTAAAAAGTTGGATTGGGAACAGTACAAAATGGTAAGAAAAGCTTTGAAAGAACGGGAAATATTACTCAAAAATGCTCCACATCTTTCTCGACCGCTTGCCCTTTTAACACCTTGTTTTAGCTTTATCGAAAGTATTTATTACACGATTGGGCTTAAAATGTATGAATGGATTGCAGGTTCTCAAAATATTGCTAAAAGTGAGCGGCTTTCAAAACAAGAAGCTTTGGAGCTAATTCCTGAACTCAAAAAGAAGCACCTCAATTCGGCAGTATTATATTATGACGGACAATTGGACGATGCACGGTATTGTTTAGCCCTAATCCAAACAGCTGTAGACAAAGGGGCTTTGGCCTTAAATTATACACAGGCATTGAAATTTAGCAAAAATGAAGATACTGGTAGGCTAAAATCGCTTTGGGCAAAAGATTTGTTGAATAATACCGAGCTACATATTAGTGCCAAAGCATTTATTAATGCTACTGGGCCATTTGCCGACCACCTTCGGAAATTGGCTAATCCCAAACTCAAATCACGAATCAAAGTAAGTAGAGGGGCTCATATTGTATTGCCCAAAACTTTTCTACAAGGCGAAACCGCTATTTTAGTTCCTAAAACCGACGACGGACGTGTAATCTTTATGATTCCTTGGCAAGATCAGCTTTTGGTAGGTACTACCGACGAAGAGGATAACCTTTCGGAAGTGCCTAAGCTAGAACAGCATGAAAAAGGCTATTTAATAGACTACGTAAATCGGTATTTGGAAAAGCCAGTGAGCGAAGCCGATATTACTTCGGGCTTTGCGGGCTTGAGGCCTTTGCTGGAAGCTCAACTACATTCGGCTTTAGATTCAGATACCAAGTCGTTGGTACGTGACCACGAGGTCGAAATAGATAAGCGGTCAAAACTAGTAAGTATTATGGGGGGCAAGTGGACTACTTATCGTTTAATGGCCAAAGATACAGTAGATATGGTACAAGAAAATGTACTCAAACAAGCGGTTTCGGCTTGTACTACCGACCATCAATTGTTGTATGGAGCTGAAAATTATCAATTTGATGATTGGAAAAAACTGGTAGCTAAATACACTATTCCCGATTATGTAGCTCAGCATTTGATGAAAAAATATGGTAGTTATGCTTCAAAAGTACTGGAACTCACCATCGACGACAGCTCGCTAAAATCGCTATTGGTTGCCGAGCATCCCTTTATCAAAGCCGAAGTGGTATATGCTGTAAAATACGAGATGGCTTGTACTGCCGACGATATATTGGAAAGAAGATTAGGACTAAAACTGCGGGATGAAAAAGCGGCCCTAAAAGCTCTTTCATTTGTGGAGGAGGTGTTACAAAATGCCTAG